A region of the Synergistaceae bacterium genome:
CGTCGTGTCTGCACTTTCAAGCTTGAGGCCCACTTCTTCGCTGACAACAGTGGCTCCGGTAACAATTGCTATATCCTGCAGCATAGCTTTTCTGCGATCACCAAAACCAGGTGATTTAACCGCAACTACCTGGAGAATACCACGAAGTTTGTTGACTACCAGCGTCGCAAGTGCTTCCCCCTCAATATCCTCTGCTATAATGAGAAGCGGCTTGCTCAGCTGTACTATCTTTTCAAGCACGGGCAGCATATCCTTAACGTTGCTGATCTTACCGTCTACGATAAGAATGTTTGCATCGTCAAGCACCGCTTCCATGCGCTCAGGATTGGTGATCATGTAAGGGCTGATGTACCCCTTGTCGAACTGAAGTCCCTCTACCGTCTCCAGCGATGTGCCAAAGCTCTTGCTGTCCTCAACGGTAATTACGCCTTCTTCCCCAACCTTTTCCATTGCCTCGGCTATGAGCTCTCCGACTGCCTTGTCATTAGCTGAGATAGCGGCAACCTGTGCGATCATGTTGTGTTCCTTTACACGGACTGCCTGTTTCTTAAGCCCCTCTACGACTAAATCCGTTGCATCTTCGATGCCCTTGCGTATAAGCATCCCGTTAGCGCCTGCAGCTACATTTTTTATGCCTTCACGGACCATTGCACGCGCAAGGACCGTAGCTGTTGTCGTGCCATCCCCTGCAACATCATTAGTCTTTGATGCAACTTCCTTGATCAGCTGTGCACCCATATTTTCAAACGGATCTTCAAGTTCGAATTCCTTTGCGATCGTCACACCGTCATTTGTAATAGTCGGCGACCCGAATTTCTTGTCAAGCACTACATTGCGCCCCTTCGGCCCAAGGGTTATGCCGACAGTATCTGCAACTTTATTCATGCCGCGTTCCATTGCACGGCGGGCTTCCTCTTTAAAAAGCAGTATCTTTGCCATCCTGAATTCCTCCC
Encoded here:
- the groL gene encoding chaperonin GroEL (60 kDa chaperone family; promotes refolding of misfolded polypeptides especially under stressful conditions; forms two stacked rings of heptamers to form a barrel-shaped 14mer; ends can be capped by GroES; misfolded proteins enter the barrel where they are refolded when GroES binds), whose amino-acid sequence is MAKILLFKEEARRAMERGMNKVADTVGITLGPKGRNVVLDKKFGSPTITNDGVTIAKEFELEDPFENMGAQLIKEVASKTNDVAGDGTTTATVLARAMVREGIKNVAAGANGMLIRKGIEDATDLVVEGLKKQAVRVKEHNMIAQVAAISANDKAVGELIAEAMEKVGEEGVITVEDSKSFGTSLETVEGLQFDKGYISPYMITNPERMEAVLDDANILIVDGKISNVKDMLPVLEKIVQLSKPLLIIAEDIEGEALATLVVNKLRGILQVVAVKSPGFGDRRKAMLQDIAIVTGATVVSEEVGLKLESADTTVLGHAKKIKVTKEDTTIVEGAGDSEKIKDRAAQIKKELADSTSEYDKEKLQERLAKIVGGVAVIQVGAATETEQKELKHRIEDALNATRAAVQEGIVAGGGVALVGCIKDLDNKIMKLEGDIKTGAMIVRKALTEPLHLIATNAGMQGDVIIEKVKTLKEGEGLDATTGEYVDMIKAGIIDPVKVTRSALENAASIAAMILTTDAMMADKPEKKETVGGMAGMDGMGGMGGMDY